The following DNA comes from Saccharomyces cerevisiae S288C chromosome XIII, complete sequence.
ATGACAGTATTTGAAACAACTACAGATTTGGCAAAGTTCGCCAAGATAAAGAAGACCGAAGCAGGTGCTAAGCTTCCAttaaaagtttttcaagaaaaatctGATTATGGGTTCAATAAGTAGATACCTTCTTAAGAAAGCAGCAGATGGGCTTAAAGATGAGCAGAGATTGAAGATTGAAATGTCCGATAGCAAAAGTGTCCCAGAGTGCTTTCATTTTAATAGGGAAAGAAGAATGCCCATAGCCGAGATAAACGGCGAGGATGGGTTTTTCATGTTTCCGTCTCAGCAATcgcttgaaaattttgaaaacacTAAAAAGTATTCGAATGAGCTGAGTCCAGATGCAATTGGTATTCCATTATTCCAAATTATCAATTGCACTCTACCGTTTGGTAAAAGAGGTCATAGCAATACTGTGGTCGGCAATGTCCCatattataaaattttcaaatttattttaAGAACGGCAGACGAACCTCCGCCTTATACTGTGGCAAAAATCGTTTGCTCAAACAACGGATTAATATTGTATAAAGTGCCTCTTTACgacatatataaaaatgtcAGCCAAGCAAACGTAACTTACAGCTTCGTAGGGACTACGTCTACGGAGCCCAACTTACTAGCAATGGCTCACCGAGAAGGACACAGGGATTTGGACACTAAAGTGAATAATTTAAATCTCAGGTGGCATGTCACTTATTCGCCCGTAGTTACCAACGATCATTATAAATTAATTCTGTTAGCAGATTATGAAGTGAATCGTTTGGATGAAGATGTCATTAGAGCCGCTAAAAATAAGATGTCCATCGACCAAAAGGATCAAAAAGTTCAGAGGTTCGTGGCAGCTCATTATACTAGAGAATTTGAAACATCTCTTTTTAGGTGGGTCGCTCAAGAGGGCCACTTAATTCTTGGCGAGTATTCCACAGATCAAGGATCATTTGGATTGAATAATATCCCACCATTGACGGAAGAACTCGGGTGTCAGAGCCTGCTCATACATTACATAGAGTACATGAAGAGACAacgtaaaaaaattgcGAAAGAGGCAAGGagacaaaataaaagaaacgtTGCAAACACGACTAACATGAACATGAACCTCATGTAACAAAAGTTTGCGTATAATAAACCAGTATAGATGTGTAACTGTAATTTTTAACTTATCACAAGCTCGTTCCCTTCCTGCGTTGAAAAAGCGGGACAATGCcagaatataaaaaaaagaagaaactttaaA
Coding sequences within:
- the DIA1 gene encoding Dia1p (hypothetical protein; involved in invasive and pseudohyphal growth; green fluorescent protein (GFP)-fusion protein localizes to the cytoplasm in a punctate pattern), translating into MGSISRYLLKKAADGLKDEQRLKIEMSDSKSVPECFHFNRERRMPIAEINGEDGFFMFPSQQSLENFENTKKYSNELSPDAIGIPLFQIINCTLPFGKRGHSNTVVGNVPYYKIFKFILRTADEPPPYTVAKIVCSNNGLILYKVPLYDIYKNVSQANVTYSFVGTTSTEPNLLAMAHREGHRDLDTKVNNLNLRWHVTYSPVVTNDHYKLILLADYEVNRLDEDVIRAAKNKMSIDQKDQKVQRFVAAHYTREFETSLFRWVAQEGHLILGEYSTDQGSFGLNNIPPLTEELGCQSLLIHYIEYMKRQRKKIAKEARRQNKRNVANTTNMNMNLM
- a CDS encoding uncharacterized protein (hypothetical protein; SWAT-GFP and mCherry fusion proteins localize to the endoplasmic reticulum; mRNA identified as translated by ribosome profiling data; overlaps the verified gene DIA1/YMR316W), whose amino-acid sequence is MTGFKVSSFFYILALSRFFNAGRERACDKLKITVTHLYWFIIRKLLLHEVHVHVSRVCNVSFILSPCLFRNFFTLSLHVLYVMYEQALTPEFFRQWWDIIQSK